One window of Candidatus Poribacteria bacterium genomic DNA carries:
- a CDS encoding iron ABC transporter substrate-binding protein, whose amino-acid sequence MVHAETLTIYSGRSKSLVEPIIKQFEEKSGIQVEVSYGGTTQLAAALLTEGDKSPAALFWAQDAGALGAVSKKAMFEKLPESILTQVPSGFRDAEGFWVATSGRARVLAYAPERVKMEKLPESIFDLTQPMWKGRVGWAPTNASFQAFVTSLRVQIGEERTEEWLRGMKANGAKKYAKNTPIIEALAAGEIDVGLPNHYYLLRFKSKDASFPVEQTFFKSSDPGNLVNIAGIGLLKSSTNKEAALKFVEFLLSSKAQQYFTSDVFEYPAIEGVTPHANLLPLSELLQLAPTFNLNDMDDLDGTVKLLRDVEIL is encoded by the coding sequence ATGGTTCACGCTGAAACACTCACCATCTATTCGGGGCGAAGTAAGAGCCTCGTTGAACCGATTATCAAGCAATTTGAAGAGAAGAGTGGTATCCAAGTAGAGGTGAGTTACGGTGGAACAACGCAACTCGCCGCTGCGCTCCTCACAGAAGGCGACAAAAGCCCTGCCGCCCTCTTTTGGGCACAGGACGCTGGTGCCCTTGGGGCAGTTAGCAAAAAAGCGATGTTTGAAAAATTGCCGGAGTCGATCCTTACACAGGTCCCTTCAGGATTTCGGGATGCGGAAGGCTTTTGGGTTGCAACGAGCGGTAGAGCGCGTGTGCTCGCATACGCTCCTGAACGCGTTAAGATGGAAAAACTTCCCGAAAGCATCTTCGATTTAACACAACCGATGTGGAAAGGCAGAGTCGGTTGGGCGCCAACAAATGCGTCCTTTCAAGCGTTTGTCACTTCTCTGCGTGTGCAGATCGGCGAAGAACGAACAGAAGAATGGCTCCGCGGTATGAAAGCAAATGGTGCAAAAAAATATGCGAAGAACACACCCATCATAGAGGCACTCGCTGCCGGAGAAATCGATGTCGGTTTACCGAATCACTACTACCTCCTTCGTTTCAAAAGCAAGGACGCCAGTTTCCCTGTAGAACAGACCTTCTTTAAGTCGAGTGACCCGGGTAACCTCGTCAATATTGCTGGTATCGGCTTATTGAAAAGTAGCACAAATAAAGAGGCAGCACTGAAATTTGTGGAATTTCTGCTATCTTCTAAAGCACAGCAATACTTCACCAGCGACGTTTTTGAATATCCCGCCATTGAGGGCGTAACGCCGCACGCGAACCTGTTGCCCCTCTCTGAACTGCTTCAATTGGCACCGACGTTCAATCTCAATGATATGGACGATCTCGACGGTACAGTTAAACTGTTGAGAGACGTTGAGATTCTATAG
- a CDS encoding multicopper oxidase domain-containing protein, translating to MSVLLYLCPGTGEAATREYWIAAEKVEWNYAPSGQNLIRPAMGLGVWGKALAYEKYRYIEYTDGTYTTQVEQPVWMGILGPQLHAVEGDSVRVHFLNRADKPLSIHVHGLQYDEANEGADMKGSGAAVPPGGQFTYHWEADSDAAPGPNDPSSIVWLYHSHVDAVTEVYDGLIGTIVVTKKGMERAANDPRPKDVDKAFTTLFLIFNENDRRIVKSGQSAEYDSPEETEEGNLKHAINGYIFGNLQGLEVEQYDRVRWYLIGLGTEVDMHTAHWHGQTVLNAGKRTDVVDLLPGSMVTVDMTAKTPGNWLYHCHVADHITAGMNTRWRVVPKVRENTH from the coding sequence ATGAGTGTCCTACTTTACCTCTGCCCCGGTACCGGTGAAGCCGCAACACGGGAGTACTGGATCGCGGCTGAGAAAGTCGAATGGAACTACGCCCCGAGTGGACAAAATCTCATCAGACCAGCGATGGGGTTGGGCGTTTGGGGTAAGGCACTGGCGTACGAAAAATACCGTTACATCGAATATACCGATGGGACCTACACGACACAGGTCGAACAACCCGTGTGGATGGGGATCCTGGGACCGCAACTGCACGCCGTTGAAGGCGACAGTGTCCGCGTGCATTTTCTCAATCGCGCCGACAAACCGCTCAGCATCCATGTGCACGGATTACAATACGATGAAGCAAACGAGGGGGCTGATATGAAAGGCTCGGGTGCCGCTGTGCCACCGGGTGGACAGTTCACCTATCACTGGGAAGCGGATAGCGATGCTGCTCCGGGTCCGAACGATCCTTCGTCTATTGTTTGGCTTTACCACTCGCACGTCGATGCGGTTACGGAGGTCTACGACGGTTTGATTGGGACCATTGTTGTTACGAAAAAAGGGATGGAACGTGCTGCGAACGACCCACGTCCGAAAGATGTCGACAAAGCGTTCACGACTCTGTTTTTGATCTTTAATGAAAATGACCGCAGAATTGTCAAAAGTGGACAAAGTGCCGAGTATGATTCTCCTGAAGAAACTGAAGAGGGAAACCTTAAGCATGCTATTAACGGCTATATCTTTGGGAATCTACAAGGGTTGGAAGTTGAACAGTACGATAGGGTACGGTGGTATCTTATTGGGTTAGGCACTGAAGTCGATATGCACACTGCCCACTGGCACGGTCAGACGGTGTTAAACGCTGGAAAACGCACGGACGTGGTGGATTTGCTACCCGGCTCTATGGTTACAGTGGATATGACGGCGAAAACGCCTGGCAATTGGCTCTATCATTGCCATGTTGCTGATCATATTACGGCGGGTATGAACACACGTTGGCGGGTAGTGCCAAAGGTTCGAGAAAACACCCATTAA